Proteins found in one Paenibacillus dendritiformis genomic segment:
- a CDS encoding cobyric acid synthase produces the protein MSEKSGAGQGAEQAKETEGRPQGRTIMLQGTASDVGKSVVTTALCRIFKQDGYRVAPFKSQNMALNSYVTPDGKEIGRAQGVQAEACGIAATTDMNPVLLKPTKDMHSQVVVHGKPYKNLSARDYRSGFLPEAKRTVVDAVNRLRAAYDIVVMEGAGSPAEINLKQNDIVNMNMAAWAEAPVLLVADIDRGGVFASIVGTLELLEPHERERVQGFIINKFRGDVTLLQPGLDWLEERTGIPVIGVLPYADDLDIEAEDSVALEQWKGKVLPENDLDIAVVGLPRISNFTDIDPLAAERDVRIRYIRRPEELGTPDAIIIPGTKSTMADLQWLQENGLADALVSYAKDGVVTGICGGYQMLGERLRDPHGAEDEAGAVMDGLGLLAMETVFAADKRTERVRGTVIASGLRGTPLEACPMEGYEIHMGRSLPTAADIAAEPLLELRAADEADAGCTGHDGLLHPNGRVMGTYLHGLFHNDAFRRGWLNRLREAKGLAPLPVELNFAAQREAAFDRLADRARSHLDMERIYRILRIAEPSPDIEGGSNAASCRMAAR, from the coding sequence ATGAGCGAGAAATCCGGCGCCGGGCAAGGCGCGGAACAGGCGAAGGAGACGGAAGGACGGCCGCAGGGGCGGACGATCATGCTCCAAGGAACCGCCTCCGATGTCGGCAAGAGCGTCGTGACGACGGCGCTATGCCGCATATTCAAGCAGGACGGGTATCGGGTAGCCCCGTTCAAGTCGCAAAATATGGCGCTCAATTCGTATGTGACGCCGGACGGCAAGGAGATTGGGCGCGCACAGGGCGTGCAGGCGGAAGCTTGCGGCATCGCGGCGACGACGGATATGAATCCGGTGCTGCTCAAGCCGACGAAGGACATGCATTCGCAGGTCGTCGTCCACGGCAAGCCTTATAAGAACCTGAGCGCCCGCGATTACCGTTCAGGCTTCCTGCCCGAAGCGAAGCGGACCGTGGTGGACGCGGTGAACCGGCTGCGCGCCGCCTACGATATTGTCGTTATGGAGGGAGCGGGCAGCCCGGCCGAAATCAATCTGAAGCAGAATGATATCGTCAATATGAACATGGCTGCCTGGGCGGAGGCTCCAGTCCTGCTCGTGGCGGACATCGATCGCGGCGGCGTGTTCGCTTCTATCGTGGGCACCTTGGAGCTGCTGGAGCCGCATGAGCGGGAGCGGGTTCAAGGATTCATCATCAACAAATTCCGCGGCGACGTCACGCTGCTGCAGCCCGGACTCGACTGGCTCGAAGAGCGCACCGGCATTCCGGTAATCGGCGTGCTGCCTTATGCCGACGATCTGGACATTGAAGCGGAGGATTCGGTCGCGTTGGAGCAGTGGAAGGGGAAGGTGCTCCCGGAGAACGACCTGGATATTGCGGTCGTGGGCTTGCCGCGCATCTCCAACTTTACCGACATCGATCCGCTGGCCGCGGAGCGTGATGTGCGCATCCGTTATATTCGGCGGCCGGAAGAGCTGGGCACGCCGGATGCCATCATTATTCCGGGGACGAAGAGCACGATGGCCGATCTGCAATGGCTGCAGGAGAACGGGCTGGCCGACGCATTGGTATCTTATGCGAAGGACGGGGTCGTGACGGGCATTTGCGGGGGATATCAAATGTTGGGCGAGCGTCTGCGCGATCCGCACGGAGCGGAGGACGAAGCGGGTGCGGTCATGGATGGCTTGGGGCTGCTGGCGATGGAGACGGTGTTCGCCGCCGACAAGCGAACGGAGCGCGTGCGGGGAACGGTCATCGCCTCCGGACTGCGTGGGACGCCGCTTGAAGCTTGCCCGATGGAAGGCTATGAGATTCATATGGGCCGTTCGCTGCCGACGGCGGCGGATATCGCGGCTGAACCGCTGCTGGAGCTGCGGGCTGCGGACGAGGCAGATGCGGGTTGCACCGGTCATGACGGCCTGCTGCATCCGAATGGACGCGTCATGGGTACCTATCTGCATGGCTTGTTCCATAATGACGCCTTCCGCAGGGGATGGTTAAACAGGCTCCGCGAGGCGAAAGGACTTGCGCCTCTGCCCGTCGAGTTGAACTTTGCCGCCCAGCGGGAGGCCGCCTTTGACCGCCTGGCGGATCGGGCTCGCAGCCACTTGGACATGGAGCGGATCTATCGTATACTGCGGATTGCGGAACCCAGTCCTGACATTGAGGGGGGCAGCAATGCTGCCTCCTGCCGTATGGCCGCTCGATAG
- the cobS gene encoding adenosylcobinamide-GDP ribazoletransferase, translating to MKETWQGLVAAMQFLTRIPVPFSVPFTNEVLKRSTFFFPLAGFCIGGLVWAVGWGLLHLLPVFPAAALTLTLAVALQGGLHMDGWMDTADGVLSSRSRERMLEIMKDSRSGAMGVIACVLLLLLKWTFLVSLMELGLWNGWVVVPFIWSRVAMVLALASKPQARPEEGLGGYFLGVKAGHVTIAYLLGFALAALAVAASGMADAGTSLSALTGLGLSSSDAAMVMSVAAPLLCTAGACLPIQYLSRKLGGLTGDTYGAINEWTEVVGLLLLLLAATGKG from the coding sequence ATGAAGGAGACATGGCAAGGACTCGTTGCGGCGATGCAATTTCTGACCCGGATCCCGGTTCCGTTCTCGGTGCCGTTCACGAACGAGGTGCTGAAGCGAAGCACCTTCTTCTTTCCGCTGGCGGGCTTCTGCATCGGCGGGCTGGTCTGGGCGGTCGGCTGGGGATTGCTGCATCTGCTTCCCGTCTTCCCGGCGGCCGCGCTGACGCTTACCCTGGCCGTTGCGCTGCAGGGCGGGCTTCATATGGACGGCTGGATGGACACGGCCGACGGCGTGCTCAGCTCGCGTTCCCGCGAGCGGATGCTCGAGATTATGAAGGACAGCCGCTCCGGCGCGATGGGCGTGATCGCATGCGTTCTGCTGCTGCTGCTCAAATGGACGTTCCTCGTCTCTCTGATGGAGCTGGGCTTATGGAACGGCTGGGTTGTCGTTCCGTTCATCTGGTCGCGTGTCGCGATGGTATTGGCGCTGGCGAGCAAGCCTCAGGCGCGCCCGGAAGAGGGACTCGGCGGGTATTTCCTTGGCGTGAAGGCCGGGCATGTCACGATCGCCTATCTTCTCGGCTTCGCGCTTGCCGCTCTGGCCGTTGCAGCATCGGGAATGGCAGATGCCGGAACGAGCCTAAGCGCGCTCACGGGGCTGGGTCTCTCGTCCTCGGACGCCGCGATGGTGATGAGCGTCGCTGCGCCGCTGCTGTGCACGGCGGGGGCCTGCTTGCCGATCCAATACTTGTCGCGCAAGCTGGGCGGGCTGACCGGAGATACGTACGGTGCGATTAACGAATGGACGGAGGTTGTCGGCTTGCTGCTGCTTCTCCTGGCGGCAACCGGGAAAGGATGA
- a CDS encoding ABC transporter permease gives MDGWWTFLQERGSDIATALTEHMVISAASVLIGCLVAIPLGIALIYNTFSWLNSIVFFVANLLQTVPSLALLAIMIPLMGIGMKPAIFALFLYSIMPILRNTYDGFESVDHSVLESARGMGYGTFQRIVRIQLPLALPYIMSGVRVTTVYIISWATLAALIGAGGLGQLIVSGMGVNKPELIVTGAVGAIVLAFVIDGLLGLLEKALTRRFGRTSSLSA, from the coding sequence ATGGATGGATGGTGGACATTTCTGCAAGAGCGGGGAAGCGACATCGCCACAGCGCTGACTGAACATATGGTCATCTCGGCCGCCTCGGTGCTGATTGGGTGCCTCGTTGCGATTCCGCTCGGCATCGCGCTTATCTACAACACCTTTTCCTGGCTGAACAGCATCGTTTTCTTCGTTGCCAATCTGCTGCAGACCGTGCCGAGTCTGGCGCTGCTGGCCATTATGATTCCGCTGATGGGCATCGGCATGAAGCCGGCCATCTTCGCTTTGTTCCTCTATTCGATTATGCCGATCCTGCGCAATACATACGATGGCTTCGAATCTGTGGACCACAGCGTGCTGGAATCGGCCCGCGGCATGGGCTATGGAACGTTCCAGCGGATTGTGCGCATTCAGCTTCCGCTGGCCTTGCCTTATATTATGTCCGGCGTGCGCGTGACGACGGTCTATATTATCAGTTGGGCGACGCTCGCCGCCTTGATCGGGGCCGGGGGTCTGGGACAGCTGATCGTATCGGGCATGGGCGTCAACAAGCCGGAGCTGATCGTTACCGGAGCCGTCGGAGCCATCGTGCTCGCGTTTGTCATCGACGGACTGCTCGGGCTATTGGAAAAAGCACTTACACGCCGTTTTGGACGGACGAGCAGCTTGTCTGCTTAA
- a CDS encoding ABC transporter permease: MGSYEWTIADLLAYMGRNTDLLWEYFVTHIIMVLTGVGLAFVIGVPLGVLCARYKGLSKLILAVTSTLQVIPSLALLVLLMLAFGLGTKTVVVGLLLYSLNPIVRNTYVGLKQVNSSYVEAGRGVGMSPLQLLFKVRFPLALTYMLTGLRIAAVIAIGVATIAPIVGGDGLGREIYAGINSQNPLRIYAGAIPAALLAIVADVLLAILQKRWNLTERKSRKNGVQADSTRSAT, encoded by the coding sequence ATGGGAAGCTATGAATGGACAATTGCGGATTTGCTCGCTTATATGGGCCGCAATACGGATTTATTATGGGAATATTTCGTGACCCATATTATCATGGTGCTCACCGGCGTCGGCCTGGCCTTCGTCATCGGCGTTCCGCTCGGCGTGCTGTGCGCCCGGTACAAAGGCTTGTCCAAGCTCATTCTCGCGGTGACGAGCACGCTGCAGGTCATCCCGAGTCTGGCCTTGCTCGTGCTGCTGATGCTCGCGTTCGGGCTCGGCACGAAGACGGTCGTCGTCGGCCTGCTCCTGTACTCGCTCAACCCGATCGTGCGCAATACGTACGTCGGGCTGAAGCAGGTCAATTCGAGCTATGTCGAAGCCGGCCGCGGCGTCGGCATGAGCCCGCTGCAGCTGCTCTTCAAGGTGCGGTTCCCGCTGGCGCTGACGTATATGCTGACCGGGCTGCGCATCGCGGCCGTCATCGCGATCGGGGTCGCGACGATTGCGCCTATCGTCGGCGGGGACGGATTAGGCCGGGAAATCTATGCCGGCATCAATTCGCAGAACCCGCTGCGCATTTACGCCGGGGCGATCCCGGCGGCGCTGCTCGCCATCGTCGCGGATGTGCTGCTCGCCATCCTCCAGAAACGATGGAACCTCACGGAGCGCAAGTCGCGGAAGAACGGCGTTCAGGCCGATTCCACCCGTTCCGCCACGTAA
- a CDS encoding DUF2179 domain-containing protein: MFTILIAIFTIQIVYVSFFTLRMILTLKGQRYLAASISTVEIIIYVLGLNMVLKYLDEPVSLIVYAVGYGIGVLVGSWIEDKIALGYVVFKVIVNNPDSPLPNYLRDHGFGVTSWIGSGRDGHRLMLEVLAKRKNRGMLQQSILEIEPKAFIVTSEPTQLHGGFWTKVTRR, translated from the coding sequence ATGTTTACGATTCTCATCGCCATTTTCACGATACAAATCGTCTATGTTTCTTTTTTCACGCTGCGCATGATCTTGACCTTGAAGGGACAGCGGTATTTGGCCGCCTCGATCAGTACGGTCGAGATTATCATCTATGTGCTTGGTCTGAACATGGTGCTCAAATATTTGGATGAACCGGTCAGCTTGATCGTGTACGCCGTCGGGTATGGCATCGGGGTGCTGGTCGGCTCCTGGATCGAGGACAAAATTGCGCTCGGCTATGTCGTATTCAAGGTCATCGTCAACAATCCGGACAGCCCGCTGCCGAATTATCTGCGGGATCATGGCTTCGGCGTCACCTCCTGGATCGGCAGCGGCCGGGACGGACATCGGCTCATGCTTGAGGTGCTGGCGAAGCGGAAGAACCGCGGGATGCTCCAACAATCGATTTTGGAGATCGAACCGAAGGCATTTATCGTCACCTCCGAGCCGACACAGCTTCACGGAGGATTTTGGACCAAGGTCACGCGCCGTTAG
- a CDS encoding glycine betaine ABC transporter substrate-binding protein, with amino-acid sequence MTGRTRPAGIAIALLALTILLSSCGLDNRLVIGTQTYSEAKILAEMYKALIEDRTDLKAKVLPDLAASGIVINSMKKNELQIATLYTGEIFNNHFPVVETKQRDEVLKQAQEGFDQYFDFTWFDPLGFENTYAFTVRSDLAEERGYQKISDVQKDAGTLRLGVDTTWLERGLDGYKGFQDEYGFRFGKEFPMEQSLVYEAVANKQVDIVLAYSTDSRLKAYQLKTLQDDKQFFPPYDASTVVRNDVLEAHPDLKEVLGLLVGTLDEKTMIDLNYEVDVEKKSEREVAVNYLKRVGLLQ; translated from the coding sequence ATGACTGGACGAACACGGCCGGCGGGCATCGCGATTGCCCTGCTGGCGTTGACGATATTGCTGTCTTCCTGCGGGCTGGACAATCGGCTCGTTATAGGGACGCAGACCTATTCCGAGGCGAAAATATTGGCCGAAATGTACAAGGCGCTTATTGAAGACCGCACCGACCTGAAGGCCAAGGTGCTGCCAGATCTGGCGGCGAGCGGCATCGTCATTAACTCGATGAAGAAGAACGAGCTTCAGATTGCCACGCTCTATACGGGCGAAATCTTCAACAACCATTTCCCGGTCGTCGAGACGAAGCAGCGGGATGAGGTATTGAAGCAGGCCCAGGAGGGCTTCGATCAATATTTTGATTTTACATGGTTCGATCCGCTCGGCTTCGAGAATACGTATGCCTTCACCGTGCGCAGCGATCTGGCGGAGGAGCGGGGATATCAGAAAATATCCGATGTGCAGAAGGATGCCGGCACTCTGCGGCTTGGCGTCGATACGACCTGGCTTGAGCGGGGACTGGACGGATACAAGGGCTTCCAGGATGAGTACGGCTTCCGGTTCGGTAAGGAGTTCCCGATGGAGCAAAGCCTCGTATACGAGGCGGTGGCGAACAAACAGGTCGATATTGTGCTTGCTTATTCCACCGATTCGCGTCTGAAGGCTTACCAATTGAAGACGCTGCAGGATGACAAGCAGTTTTTCCCGCCGTATGACGCTTCGACGGTGGTGCGCAATGATGTGCTGGAGGCGCATCCGGACTTGAAGGAGGTGCTCGGCCTGCTTGTGGGAACCTTGGACGAGAAGACGATGATCGATCTGAACTATGAAGTGGATGTCGAAAAGAAAAGTGAACGGGAAGTGGCCGTCAATTATTTAAAACGAGTCGGATTGCTTCAGTAG
- a CDS encoding ABC transporter ATP-binding protein, with protein MIQFQQVNKVYEGGFHALKDINLEFKKGELTVLIGPSGCGKSTTMKMINRLMTPSSGKILINGRDISEQNAVELRRNIGYVIQNIGLFPHMTIGKNVAVVPQLKKWDKAKTEQRVDELLRLVHLDPEVYRDRYPSELSGGQQQRIGVIRAFAADPDIILMDEPFSALDPISREQLQDELIRLQQELNKTIIFVTHDMDEAIKIADTIVLMKDGEVVQTGSPEYILRHPANDFVRTFIGQKRLEGAAGFDIPVVDEVMVPKPVTAYPNRGLAEAIKLMESRKVDSLFIVDRDDKLQGIVSIYKVLDQYGEENKRVKDVMRPIGYFVRPGTPLPEAVQIMSDNRLTILAVVDENGKFIGLITRGSIVKHLADVYPSIVESAPNTFREEA; from the coding sequence ATGATCCAATTCCAACAAGTGAATAAGGTGTACGAAGGTGGCTTTCACGCGTTGAAAGACATCAATCTGGAATTCAAGAAGGGCGAGCTCACCGTCCTGATCGGACCGAGCGGATGCGGCAAATCGACCACTATGAAAATGATTAACCGTCTGATGACCCCTTCAAGCGGAAAAATCCTCATTAACGGCCGAGATATTTCGGAGCAGAACGCTGTGGAGCTCCGGCGCAATATCGGCTACGTCATTCAAAACATCGGATTATTCCCCCACATGACCATCGGCAAAAATGTTGCCGTCGTCCCGCAATTGAAGAAATGGGATAAAGCCAAGACCGAACAACGGGTGGATGAACTGCTGCGGCTCGTTCACCTCGATCCGGAAGTATACCGCGATCGCTATCCTTCCGAGCTGAGCGGAGGGCAGCAGCAGCGCATTGGCGTCATCCGCGCCTTCGCCGCCGATCCGGACATCATCTTGATGGACGAACCGTTCAGCGCGCTCGATCCGATCAGCAGGGAGCAGCTGCAGGATGAGCTGATCCGGCTGCAGCAGGAGCTGAACAAGACGATTATTTTCGTTACCCATGATATGGATGAGGCGATCAAAATCGCGGATACGATCGTGCTGATGAAGGATGGCGAGGTCGTGCAGACCGGATCGCCGGAATACATACTTCGGCACCCGGCCAATGATTTCGTCCGCACGTTCATCGGGCAGAAGCGCCTGGAAGGAGCGGCCGGCTTCGATATTCCGGTCGTGGATGAAGTGATGGTGCCGAAGCCGGTCACGGCGTATCCGAACCGGGGGCTGGCGGAAGCGATCAAGCTGATGGAGAGCCGCAAGGTGGACTCGCTGTTCATCGTCGACCGTGACGACAAGCTGCAGGGCATCGTCTCCATTTATAAGGTGCTGGACCAATACGGCGAGGAGAACAAGCGGGTGAAGGATGTGATGCGGCCGATCGGCTACTTCGTCCGGCCGGGAACGCCGCTGCCGGAAGCGGTGCAGATCATGAGCGACAATCGGCTTACGATTTTGGCGGTCGTCGATGAGAACGGCAAGTTCATCGGCTTGATTACCCGTGGCAGCATCGTGAAGCATTTGGCGGACGTCTATCCTTCGATCGTGGAGAGCGCGCCGAATACGTTCAGAGAGGAGGCGTAA